A window of the Lactuca sativa cultivar Salinas chromosome 5, Lsat_Salinas_v11, whole genome shotgun sequence genome harbors these coding sequences:
- the LOC111887579 gene encoding thioredoxin reductase NTRC isoform X1: protein MATTAQIANGVGIGIAIGNNALSRRATSASPSNHSISLTPNSLLLALTCRRTTTLRFDSVVNIGGRFCSHRRSLPPSSLRVSASSADQPTSSAGEGVENLVIIGSGPAGYTAAIYAARANLKPVVFEGYQVGGVPGGQLMTTTEVENFPGFPDGITGPDLMDRMRRQAERWGAELYQEDVEFIDVNNSPFTIQSSDRKVKCHSIIVATGATARRLNLPREDEFWSRGISACAICDGASPLFKGQVLAVVGGGDTATEEAIYLTKYARHVHLLVRRDQMRASKAMQDRVVDNPNITVHFNTETLDVVSNTKGQMSGILIKKHDTGEESVLEAKGLFYGIGHSPNSQLLEGQVDLDDSGYILVKDGNAKTSVEGVFAAGDVQDHEWRQAVTAAGSGCIAALSVERYLVSNNLLIEFHQPHTEEVKKELTPRDVQEGFDITLTKHRGQYALRKLYHESPRLICVLYTSPTCGPCRTLKPILGKVIDEFDQNVHFVEIDIEEDPEVAEAANIMGTPCVQFFKNKEMIRSVSGVKMKKEYREFIEANK, encoded by the exons ATGGCTACAACAGCTCAGATTGCCAACGGCGTCGGAATCGGAATCGCTATCGGAAACAATGCTCTCAGCCGACGAGCTACTTCGGCTTCTCCGTCCAATCATTCTATTTCTCTTACTCCCAACAGCCTTTTACTCGCTTTGACTTGTCGACGCACCACCACTCTTCGTTTCGACTCTGTCGTTAACATCGGCGGTCGATTCTGCAGTCACCGTCGTTCGCTGCCGCCGTCTTCTTTACGAGTTTCAGCTTCATCCGCTGACCAACCTACCTCTTCAG cAGGGGAAGGTGTTGAAAATTTGGTAATCATAGGGTCAGGTCCAGCTGGATACACAGCAGCAATTTATGCAGCACGTGCCAATTTGAAGCCTGTAGTGTTTGAGGGATATCAAGTTGGCGGTGTTCCTGGTGGACAGTTAATGACCACCACTGAAGTTGAAAACTTTCCAGGTTTTCCAGATGGAATTACTGGTCCAGATTTGATGGATAG GATGAGGCGTCAAGCTGAGAGATGGGGAGCAGAACTCTATCAAGAAGATGTAGAATTCATTGATGTGAATAACAGTCCTTTTACTATACAAAGCAGCGATCGTAAG GTGAAGTGTCATAGTATTATAGTAGCAACAGGAGCCACTGCAAGAAGACTGAATCTACCACGTGAAGATGAGTTTTGGAGTAGGGGAATTAGTGCATGTGCAATTTGTGATGGAGCTTCACCACTTTTCAAAGGTCAAGTTCTTGCAGTTGTTGGTGGAGGTGATACTGCTACTGAGGAAGCAATTTATTTGACTAAATATGCTCGACATGTGCATTTACTCGTACGCAGGGACCAAATGAGGGCATCCAAAGCCATGCAGGATAG AGTTGTCGATAATCCGAATATCACAGTGCACTTCAACACAGAGACATTGGATGTTGTGAGCAACACAAAAGGACAGATGTCAGGCATTTTAATCAAGAAACATGATACAGGAGAGGAATCAGTTTTGGAGGCTAAAGGGTTATTCTATGGAATCGGTCATTCCCCCAACAGCCAGTTGTTGGAAGGCCAAGTTGATCTAGATGATTCCGGATACATTTTGGTCAAGGATGGAAACGCAAAAACTTCTGTTGAAGGTGTCTTTGCTGCTGGAGATGTTCag GATCATGAATGGAGACAAGCAGTAACTGCAGCTGGATCAGGATGCATAGCTGCTTTATCGGTGGAGAGATATCTTGTCAGCAATAATCTCCTCATTGAGTTTCATCAG ccacATACTGAAGAAGTTAAGAAGGAGCTCACACCACGAGATGTGCAGGAAGGATTTGACATTACACTTACTAAGCACAGGGGACAG TATGCATTGCGTAAGTTATACCATGAAAGCCCTAGACTCATATGTGTACTATATACATCACCAACATGTGGTCCATGTAGGACATTGAAGCCAATTCTTGGCAAG GTGATAGATGAGTTTGATCAGAATGTCCATTTTGTTGAGATTGATATTGAAGAAGATCCAGAGGTTGCTGAGGCAGCAAATATTATGGGTACACCATGTGTCCAGTTCTTTAAGAACAAAGAAATGATCAG GAGTGTATCAGGGGTCAAAATGAAGAAAGAGTACAGAGAATTTATCGAAGCAAATAAGTGA
- the LOC111887581 gene encoding xylan glycosyltransferase MUCI21, giving the protein MVDHQRHMQPRKGVKETLMHVDEEHGCVNIKRSRPKLLFFLTFCSLLSCFLLLLPPLLSYPSPSFSLLYSYEGEDEALLEIKAPLCSSVSNGTICCDRSSIRSDICIMKGDVRTNSSSFSVVLYNSGDLLTGEEELRHEKIKPYTRKWEPSTMATIDELTLTSKKSNTSTTHKCDVYHDVPAVFFSTGGFTGNVYHEFNDGLIPLYITSQQFNKKVVLVILEYHDWWIMKYADVLSQISDYEPIDFNGDNRTHCFSEAIVGLKIHDELAINSSLTTTNKTIQDFHDMLDKSYQPRIHDLVQEEPEKTRENPDNNPKLVIISRNGSRAIMNQDLLVKMAEKIGFDVEVLRPDKTTELAKIYRALNSSDVMIGVHGAAMTHFLFMKPGSVFIQVVPLGTTWAAETYYGGPAKKLGLRYIGYEIGARESSLYDEYDRNDVVLTDPDSVNDRGWEFTKKIYLDRQKVRLNLIRFRKHLVRSHFFIMAKRNHAQV; this is encoded by the exons ATGGTGGATCATCAGAGGCATATGCAGCCAAGAAAAGGTGTTAAAGAGACGTTGATGCATGTAGATGAAGAACATGGTTGTGTTAATATCAAGAGATCAAGACCCAAACTTCTCTTCTTTCTCACTTTTTGCTCTCTTCTCTCTTGTTTCttgcttcttcttcctcctctccTCTCCTACCCTTCTCCCTCTTTCTCTCTCCTCT ATTCATATGAAGGTGAAGATGAAGCCCTTTTGGAAATAAAAGCTCCACTTTGTTCGTCTGTCTCAAACG GAACAATTTGTTGTGACAGAAGCAGTATTCGATCGGATATATGCATAATGAAAGGAGACGTAAGAACAAACTCATCTTCTTTCTCCGTCGTCCTTTACAACTCCGGCGATCTTCTCACCGGAGAAGAAGAACTCCGCCACGAAAAAATCAAACCCTACACTCGAAAATGGGAGCCATCCACCATGGCCACCATCGACGAACTAACTCTCACATCCAAGAAATCCAATACCTCAACAACGCATAAATGCGACGTGTATCATGATGTTCCCGCCGTGTTCTTCTCCACCGGAGGTTTCACCGGAAACGTCTACCATGAATTCAACGACGGATTAATACCTCTTTACATCACATCTCAGCAATTCAACAAGAAAGTTGTGTTGGTGATTCTTGAATATCACGATTGGTGGATTATGAAGTACGCCGATGTTCTTTCTCAAATCTCTGACTACGAACCAATCGATTTCAATGGAGATAACCGAACTCACTGTTTCTCTGAAGCCATAGTCGGATTAAAAATCCACGATGAACTCGCCATCAATTCTTCATTGACAACAACCAACAAAACAATCCAAGATTTTCATGATATGTTAGACAAATCATATCAGCCACGAATTCATGATTTGGTTCAAGAAGAACCGGAAAAAACCCGCGAAAACCCGGATAATAACCCGAAGCTGGTGATCATATCAAGAAACGGGTCTCGGGCCATTATGAACCAAGATTTGTTGGTAAAAATGGCGGAAAAAATCGGGTTTGATGTGGAAGTTCTCCGTCCCGATAAAACGACTGAATTGGCGAAGATTTACCGGGCTTTGAACTCGAGTGATGTCATGATTGGTGTCCATGGTGCTGCGATGACTCACTTTCTGTTCATGAAACCCGGGTCTGTGTTTATTCAAGTTGTACCTCTTGGTACAACTTGGGCTGCAGAGACGTATTATGGGGGACCCGCGAAGAAGCTTGGTTTACGGTATATTGGGTATGAGATTGGGGCACGAGAGAGCTCGTTGTATGATGAATATGATAGAAATGATGTGGTTTTGACTGACCCTGATAGCGTAAATGATCGAGGATGGGAATTTACAAAAAAGATTTACCTTGATAGGCAAAAAGTTAGGTTAAATCTTATAAGGTTTAGAAAGCATCTAGTTCGATCGCATTTCTTTATCATGGCAAAAAGAAATCATGCCCAAGTTTAA
- the LOC111887579 gene encoding thioredoxin reductase NTRC isoform X2, translating into MATTAQIANGVGIGIAIGNNALSRRATSASPSNHSISLTPNSLLLALTCRRTTTLRFDSVVNIGGRFCSHRRSLPPSSLRVSASSADQPTSSGEGVENLVIIGSGPAGYTAAIYAARANLKPVVFEGYQVGGVPGGQLMTTTEVENFPGFPDGITGPDLMDRMRRQAERWGAELYQEDVEFIDVNNSPFTIQSSDRKVKCHSIIVATGATARRLNLPREDEFWSRGISACAICDGASPLFKGQVLAVVGGGDTATEEAIYLTKYARHVHLLVRRDQMRASKAMQDRVVDNPNITVHFNTETLDVVSNTKGQMSGILIKKHDTGEESVLEAKGLFYGIGHSPNSQLLEGQVDLDDSGYILVKDGNAKTSVEGVFAAGDVQDHEWRQAVTAAGSGCIAALSVERYLVSNNLLIEFHQPHTEEVKKELTPRDVQEGFDITLTKHRGQYALRKLYHESPRLICVLYTSPTCGPCRTLKPILGKVIDEFDQNVHFVEIDIEEDPEVAEAANIMGTPCVQFFKNKEMIRSVSGVKMKKEYREFIEANK; encoded by the exons ATGGCTACAACAGCTCAGATTGCCAACGGCGTCGGAATCGGAATCGCTATCGGAAACAATGCTCTCAGCCGACGAGCTACTTCGGCTTCTCCGTCCAATCATTCTATTTCTCTTACTCCCAACAGCCTTTTACTCGCTTTGACTTGTCGACGCACCACCACTCTTCGTTTCGACTCTGTCGTTAACATCGGCGGTCGATTCTGCAGTCACCGTCGTTCGCTGCCGCCGTCTTCTTTACGAGTTTCAGCTTCATCCGCTGACCAACCTACCTCTTCAG GGGAAGGTGTTGAAAATTTGGTAATCATAGGGTCAGGTCCAGCTGGATACACAGCAGCAATTTATGCAGCACGTGCCAATTTGAAGCCTGTAGTGTTTGAGGGATATCAAGTTGGCGGTGTTCCTGGTGGACAGTTAATGACCACCACTGAAGTTGAAAACTTTCCAGGTTTTCCAGATGGAATTACTGGTCCAGATTTGATGGATAG GATGAGGCGTCAAGCTGAGAGATGGGGAGCAGAACTCTATCAAGAAGATGTAGAATTCATTGATGTGAATAACAGTCCTTTTACTATACAAAGCAGCGATCGTAAG GTGAAGTGTCATAGTATTATAGTAGCAACAGGAGCCACTGCAAGAAGACTGAATCTACCACGTGAAGATGAGTTTTGGAGTAGGGGAATTAGTGCATGTGCAATTTGTGATGGAGCTTCACCACTTTTCAAAGGTCAAGTTCTTGCAGTTGTTGGTGGAGGTGATACTGCTACTGAGGAAGCAATTTATTTGACTAAATATGCTCGACATGTGCATTTACTCGTACGCAGGGACCAAATGAGGGCATCCAAAGCCATGCAGGATAG AGTTGTCGATAATCCGAATATCACAGTGCACTTCAACACAGAGACATTGGATGTTGTGAGCAACACAAAAGGACAGATGTCAGGCATTTTAATCAAGAAACATGATACAGGAGAGGAATCAGTTTTGGAGGCTAAAGGGTTATTCTATGGAATCGGTCATTCCCCCAACAGCCAGTTGTTGGAAGGCCAAGTTGATCTAGATGATTCCGGATACATTTTGGTCAAGGATGGAAACGCAAAAACTTCTGTTGAAGGTGTCTTTGCTGCTGGAGATGTTCag GATCATGAATGGAGACAAGCAGTAACTGCAGCTGGATCAGGATGCATAGCTGCTTTATCGGTGGAGAGATATCTTGTCAGCAATAATCTCCTCATTGAGTTTCATCAG ccacATACTGAAGAAGTTAAGAAGGAGCTCACACCACGAGATGTGCAGGAAGGATTTGACATTACACTTACTAAGCACAGGGGACAG TATGCATTGCGTAAGTTATACCATGAAAGCCCTAGACTCATATGTGTACTATATACATCACCAACATGTGGTCCATGTAGGACATTGAAGCCAATTCTTGGCAAG GTGATAGATGAGTTTGATCAGAATGTCCATTTTGTTGAGATTGATATTGAAGAAGATCCAGAGGTTGCTGAGGCAGCAAATATTATGGGTACACCATGTGTCCAGTTCTTTAAGAACAAAGAAATGATCAG GAGTGTATCAGGGGTCAAAATGAAGAAAGAGTACAGAGAATTTATCGAAGCAAATAAGTGA